The following coding sequences are from one Streptomyces sp. NBC_01294 window:
- a CDS encoding fatty acyl-AMP ligase has product MPADFIDTVMGHARTVPDRAALVHVRYRATGLVEEAMTYAELDAAARTVAIRLGEHCAHGDRALLLYPTGSAFAAALLGCMYAGVVPVPSPLPEGTRGRQSRTTGIALDTAATIVLTDAAALADVTGWRDRDGLDALPVLATDTLTAEASEHAAWQRPEGEALAFLQYTSGSTSDPKGVMVSHDALLANLTLMRDGLLLDSSTRMCSWLPMYHDMGLIGLLLEPVFLGTTVYVMSPMDFLKRPQLWLQIISTHGIEVSSAPNFAYDLATRRLTDAHIAGLDLSRWRIACNGAEPVSASTLDRFSARFAPAGFKREALLPCYGMAETTLFVAGTPVEHAPVVTSVDPAALEKHVFEPADGGLSLVSSGRVEGFDIRIVDPKSLRTLSDGHVGEIWLRGESVARGYWNNPGATQDVFRARTAEGAEGFLRTGDLGVLDEGELYITGRIKEMIILNGRNVYPHDVEREVTAGHDAFAGLAGCVFTVPAPEEELIVVQEVRAARDEDLAALAALVRDLVGEYLQTRVANIVLIRPGKVRKTTSGKVQRTLMRRLFMDDELEFRLQDLDAPVRARYRAEVPAV; this is encoded by the coding sequence ATGCCCGCCGATTTCATCGACACCGTCATGGGCCATGCCCGCACGGTCCCCGACCGTGCGGCGTTGGTGCACGTCCGGTACCGCGCCACCGGGCTCGTCGAGGAAGCCATGACCTACGCGGAACTCGACGCGGCGGCCCGTACGGTCGCGATCCGGCTCGGCGAGCACTGTGCCCACGGCGACCGGGCCCTGCTGCTGTACCCGACGGGTTCGGCGTTCGCCGCCGCGCTGTTGGGCTGTATGTACGCCGGTGTGGTACCCGTGCCCTCGCCGCTGCCCGAAGGAACCCGAGGACGCCAGAGCCGCACCACCGGCATTGCGCTCGACACCGCTGCGACGATCGTCCTGACCGACGCCGCCGCCCTGGCCGACGTCACCGGCTGGCGTGACCGCGACGGCCTCGACGCCTTGCCGGTGCTCGCCACGGACACCCTGACCGCCGAGGCCTCCGAACACGCCGCCTGGCAGCGTCCGGAGGGCGAGGCGCTCGCCTTCCTCCAGTACACCTCGGGTTCCACCAGTGACCCCAAGGGCGTGATGGTCTCCCACGACGCGCTGCTGGCCAACCTCACCCTGATGCGGGACGGCTTGCTGCTCGACAGCTCCACCCGCATGTGCAGCTGGCTGCCGATGTACCACGACATGGGGCTGATCGGGCTGCTGCTGGAGCCGGTGTTCCTGGGCACCACGGTGTACGTCATGTCGCCCATGGACTTCCTCAAGCGCCCGCAGCTGTGGCTCCAGATCATCTCCACGCACGGCATCGAGGTCAGCAGCGCCCCGAACTTCGCCTACGACCTGGCCACCCGGCGGCTCACCGACGCCCACATCGCCGGACTCGACCTGTCCCGCTGGCGGATAGCCTGCAACGGCGCCGAGCCCGTCAGTGCCTCCACCCTGGACCGGTTCTCCGCGCGGTTCGCGCCGGCCGGATTCAAGCGGGAGGCGCTGCTGCCCTGTTACGGCATGGCGGAGACCACCCTGTTCGTCGCGGGCACGCCCGTCGAGCACGCTCCGGTCGTCACCTCCGTCGATCCCGCCGCCCTGGAGAAGCACGTCTTCGAGCCGGCGGACGGCGGTCTGAGCCTGGTCAGCAGCGGCCGGGTCGAGGGATTCGACATCCGGATCGTCGACCCGAAGAGCCTGCGGACCCTGTCCGACGGCCACGTCGGCGAGATCTGGCTGCGCGGAGAGAGCGTTGCCCGCGGCTACTGGAACAACCCCGGGGCCACTCAGGACGTCTTCCGCGCCCGTACCGCCGAGGGTGCGGAGGGCTTCCTGCGCACCGGTGACCTCGGCGTGCTCGACGAGGGTGAGCTCTACATCACCGGCCGCATCAAAGAAATGATCATTCTCAACGGCCGCAACGTCTATCCCCACGATGTCGAGCGCGAGGTCACCGCGGGGCACGACGCGTTCGCCGGCCTCGCCGGCTGCGTGTTCACCGTACCCGCGCCGGAGGAGGAACTGATCGTGGTCCAGGAGGTCCGCGCGGCCAGGGACGAGGACCTCGCCGCACTGGCCGCCCTGGTGCGCGACCTGGTGGGGGAGTACCTGCAGACGCGCGTCGCCAACATCGTGCTCATACGTCCCGGCAAGGTGCGCAAGACCACCAGCGGCAAGGTCCAGCGCACCCTGATGCGCCGGCTCTTCATGGACGACGAACTGGAGTTCCGGCTCCAGGATCTGGATGCCCCGGTCCGGGCCCGATACCGCGCGGAGGTGCCGGCCGTATGA
- a CDS encoding DUF4097 family beta strand repeat-containing protein encodes MTNDRSHALIPAVLVAGLLLTGCSDTDGDMKSTTADATVSEAVTSVEVTDARRGSISITPGEGPGVTVHRTVHYRDSAEPKPTQQVTGGVLTFTNGCDNCYIDYELKVPSSAKVTLENSSGAVSVTGVAAAKVETTSGSVKVEKIAGPLDVKTSSGAVTGTALAGPGAVVRTDSGSTRLEFAAAPSAVTTDTGSGSMTLKVPGGPYKVDVTTTSGKREVRVPSDPAAKSTITAKASSGDVEISAS; translated from the coding sequence ATGACCAACGACCGCAGCCACGCCCTGATACCCGCCGTTCTCGTCGCAGGCCTCCTCCTGACCGGATGCTCCGACACGGACGGCGACATGAAGAGCACCACTGCCGACGCCACGGTCTCGGAGGCCGTCACCTCGGTCGAGGTCACCGATGCCCGGCGCGGCTCCATCAGCATCACGCCCGGGGAAGGCCCCGGGGTGACCGTCCACCGCACCGTCCACTACCGCGACAGCGCGGAGCCCAAGCCCACGCAGCAGGTCACCGGGGGAGTCCTGACCTTCACCAACGGCTGCGACAACTGCTACATCGACTACGAGTTGAAGGTTCCCTCCTCCGCCAAGGTCACGCTGGAGAACAGCAGCGGTGCGGTCTCCGTCACCGGCGTCGCGGCCGCCAAGGTCGAGACGACCTCGGGTTCCGTGAAGGTCGAGAAGATCGCCGGGCCGCTCGACGTCAAGACCTCCTCCGGCGCCGTGACCGGCACCGCTCTGGCCGGCCCGGGCGCCGTGGTCCGCACCGACTCGGGCAGCACCCGGCTGGAGTTCGCCGCGGCGCCCTCCGCGGTCACCACGGACACCGGCTCCGGCAGCATGACGCTGAAGGTCCCGGGCGGCCCGTACAAGGTCGACGTGACCACCACCTCGGGCAAGCGCGAGGTCCGGGTGCCCAGCGACCCGGCCGCGAAGTCCACGATCACGGCCAAGGCGTCCTCGGGAGACGTGGAGATCTCCGCCTCCTGA